From the genome of Vicia villosa cultivar HV-30 ecotype Madison, WI linkage group LG2, Vvil1.0, whole genome shotgun sequence, one region includes:
- the LOC131649870 gene encoding uncharacterized protein LOC131649870, producing MSRDEAIKSASIYFSEVPDRVKAREIFGLFGCIGEIVEVVIPPKRNKLGKRFGFARFKDVEDVRRLAVKLDNVFIDGTKIHANPPRFERNNNGEVDLGREKGKDNVQAHLQRRNIRGENSFVDARSFADVAAYQKKECVMKEAKVDLEFVSDPEVSVRLSKAYTSKVVNPGMTYNIQTCFELEGYFSIKVTSLGANLCLLEEVKEGDIEALIREGEVCWKQWFSEIRKWKAEDIDEERVTWLRVFGVPCQAWSFEFFELLANRVGSYICAYEQTLKAINMDVERFMVRTWCSRVLNEVVKVHIDGVLFKIKIVEDLHGPIRINLNSKGSNPEQRVEDFSDSEKSWNCEDEAFEEREEIDGFSEDSTVGNKKLVGLEIEKSVSMEAQLMDEVNK from the coding sequence ATGTCAAGGGATGAAGCTATCAAGAGTGCTTCCATTTATTTCTCAGAGGTTCCAGATAGGGTGAAGGCGAGAGAGATATTTGGGTTGTTTGGTTGTATCGGGGAGATAGTCGAAGTGGTGATACCACCGAAGAGAAACAAACTTGGTAAAAGGTTTGGTTTTGCCAGATTCAAGGATGTGGAGGATGTCAGAAGGTTGGCAGTCAAGCTAGACAATGTGTTCATCGATGGGACGAAGATTCATGCGAATCCCCCGAGATTTGAGAGGAACAACAATGGAGAAGTTGATTTAGGAAGGGAGAAAGGTAAAGACAACGTACAAGCACATTTACAGAGGAGAAACATCAGAGGGGAAAACTCTTTTGTGGACGCGAGGTCGTTTGCAGACGTCGCCGCATATCAGAAGAAGGAATGTGTGATGAAGGAAGCGAAGGTGGACTTGGAGTTCGTTTCTGATCCAGAGGTTTCAGTTAGGCTGTCCAAGGCATACACCAGTAAGGTTGTTAACCCTGGAATGACTTATAACATTCAAACCTGCTTCGAGTTGGAAGGATATTTTTCAATTAAGGTAACTTCGTTAGGAGCTAACTTATGCTTGCTAGAAGAAGTTAAAGAAGGTGACATTGAGGCTCTGATAAGGGAGGGGGAGGTATGTTGGAAACAGTGGTTTTCTGAGATTAGAAAATGGAAAGCGGAGGATATTGATGAAGAAAGGGTGACTTGGTTGAGGGTTTTTGGTGTACCCTGTCAAGCCtggagttttgaattttttgagcTATTGGCGAATAGAGTTGGTTCTTACATTTGTGCATATGAACAAACTTTGAAGGCGATTAATATGGATGTGGAAAGGTTCATGGTTCGTACTTGGTGTTCAAGAGTCCTGAATGAAGTAGTGAAGGTGCATATTGACGGTGTCCTTTTCAAAATCAAGATAGTTGAAGATTTGCACGGGCCGATTAGGATCAATCTTAACAGCAAGGGATCGAATCCTGAACAAAGGGTAGAAGACTTTTCAGATTCAGAGAAGTCTTGGAACTGTGAAGATGAAGCCTTCGAGGAAAGGGAGGAGATCGACGGTTTTTCAGAGGATTCGACGGTGGGAAATAAAAAGTTAGTGGGTTTGGAAATTGAAAAGAGTGTATCAATGGAAGCTCAACTTATGGATGAGGTAAACAAATAG
- the LOC131649871 gene encoding uncharacterized protein LOC131649871 translates to MTGKDNTIVDRTTDRAAAAARTAETEASQLRAERHAPTDSHRKQMAEQKQGQFCAPQRRAASVSIIVEERAHVEAEPIAIIVEEVQVPIPVEEVPVEAEQVHVDVEEVLVAAEQVSVVDEVATPIDIKATTRASAEASVYTNEAFPGGPSDRSVLTRYASHLAYKERPLLKVASQGSKLKKSPLSLMPEQVSRIVYYFRLLEFSDCSLTMLDASLVSVFIKRWHSKTSSFHLPFGEMTITLDDVYSYASQLLADDVSPPPPPSGSDDQDRL, encoded by the exons ATGACTG GAAAGGACAATACCATTGTCGATAGGACCACAGATAGAGCGGCAGCTGCCGCTAGAACTGCTGAGACCGAGGCTTCCCAACTACGGGCTGAAAGACATGCTCCAACTGATTCTCACCGAAAACAGATGGCTGAGCAGAAGCAGGGGCAATTTTGTGCACCCCAACGACGAGCTGCTAGTGTTTCTATTATTGTGGAGGAGCGTGCTCATGTGGAGGCTGAGCCGATTGCTATTATTGTGGAGGAGGTACAAGTTCCTATTCCTGTTGAGGAGGTACCTGTTGAGGCTGAGCAGGTTCATGTTGATGTGGAGGAGGTACTTGTTGCAGCTGAGCAG GTTTCTGTTGTCGATGAGGTTGCTACTCCCATAGATATAAAGGCAACGACTCGTGCTTCTGCGGAGGCATCTGTTTACACAAATGAAGCCTTCCCAGGAGGGCCTAGTGACCGATCTGTGCTCACAAGGTATGCTTCCCATCTCGCATACAAA GAGCGTCCGCTGCTGAAGGTCGCATCACAAGGGTCGAAGTTGAAGAAGTCCCCTCTAAGTCTGATGCCTGAGCAGGTCAGTCGTATTGTATATTATTTTCGTCTGCTAGAGTTCTCCGATTGCTCATTGACCATGCTTGACGCCTCCCTTGTGTCTGTTTTTATTAAGCGGTGGCACTCGAAGACATCTTCCTTTCATCTTCCATTTGGAGAGATGACTATCACTTTGGATGATGTGTACTCATATGCTTCCCAGCTACTGGCTGATGACGTGTCTCCACCACCACCTCCATCAGGCTCAGATGACCAGGATCGTCTCTAG
- the LOC131651894 gene encoding rop guanine nucleotide exchange factor 14-like, giving the protein MFKMRKGLGCCTRGRKISIDHDQERIMTYKGLESCILNNQSYEEESRTSRGDGCITDSFDEDDSSCSSSKDAFGSFSSKCLTMKREDEQGLEEWELSESPQQFYVKEKEKPSYAIQHSDIEAMKEKFSKLLLGEDVTGGTKGITTALALSNAITNLAVTVFGELWKLEPLSEERKCKWRRELDWLLSPTNYMVELVPAKQNNANGRIFEIMTPKARADIHMNLPALQKLDSMLIEALDSMVKTEFWYAEGGSRTEGRDTSERQSNRWWLPSPQVPKTGLSDTERKRLVHQGRVVRQVFKAAKSINENVLLEMPVPAVIKDALSKSGKANLGQELHKVLTTESSCGEDVLKSLNLKSEHMALETINKLEAVIFSLKERTTEQVTGKSPVRTSWSFVKGPLSEVDKIELLLDRAETLLQLLKIRYPNLPQTFLDAAKVQYGKDIGHSILEAYSRVLGNLAFSILSRIGDILQEDSLSNSDSLSSSPGTNISETWMTDSHIRQSLLQKMNKADGQCFDSTSVLERESFDAKSKDVITATPSRSSVWCISREACASLSTPNSP; this is encoded by the exons ATGTTTAAGATGAGGAAAGGACTAGGTTGCTGTACCAGGGGGAGGAAAATTAGCATTGATCATGATCAAGAAA GAATCATGACATATAAGGGTCTTGAGAGTTGCATTCTAAATAACCAGTCTTATGAAGAGGAAAGCAGAACTAGTAGAGGTGATGGATGCATAACAGATTCTTTTGATGAAGATGACTCAAGCTGTTCTTCAAGCAAAGATGCTTTTGGATCATTCTCTTCAAAATGTTTAACAATGAAAAGGGAAGATGAACAAGGTCTTGAAGAATGGGAACTCTCAGAAAGTCCTCAACAGTTTTAtgtcaaagaaaaagaaaagcctTCTTATGCAATCCAACATTCAGATATTGAAGCCATGAAGGAAAAGTTTTCGAAGCTCTTACTCGGTGAAGATGTTACAGGAGGAACTAAGGGCATCACTACCGCTTTAGCACTGTCTAATGCCATCACAAACCTAGCAG TTACTGTTTTTGGTGAGCTGTGGAAATTGGAACCTTTATCTGAAGAAAGGAAGTGCAAATGGCGAAGAGAATTGGATTGGTTATTGTCTCCTACTAACTATATGGTTGAGCTAGTTCCGGCTAAGCAAAACAATGCTAATGGCCGGATCTTTGAG ATCATGACACCGAAAGCTCGTGCAGACATTCACATGAATCTTCCAGCACTCCAGAAATTGGACTCTATGCTTATC GAGGCACTTGATTCGATGGTGAAAACAGAGTTTTGGTATGCAGAGGGAGGAAGCCGGACCGAAGGAAGAGACACGAGTGAACGGCAGAGTAACAGATGGTGGCTTCCATCACCTCAGGTGCCAAAAACTGGCCTTTCTGACACCGAAAGAAAGAGGCTGGTTCATCAAGGAAGGGTGGTACGTCAAGTGTTCAAGGCTGCCAAATCTATCAATGAAAATGTGTTGCTTGAAATGCCTGTGCCAGCAGTTATTAAAGACGCACTTTCAAAG TCAGGAAAGGCAAACCTTGGACAAGAACTGCACAAGGTTTTGACAACCGAATCAAGTTGCGGAGAAGACGTTCTTAAATCTCTGAATTTGAAATCTGAACATATGGCCCTCGAAACCATTAATAAATTGGAAGCTGTTATATTCTCATTGAAAGAGAGAACCACAGAACAAGTCACAGGAAAATCACCAGTTAGAACTTCATGGTCTTTTGTGAAGGGCCCTTTGTCAGAAGTTGATAAAATAGAGTTATTATTGGACCGTGCCGAAACATTATTACAGTTGCTTAAAATCAGATACCCCAACCTTCCTCAAACATTTCTTGATGCTGCTAAAGTACAATATGGCAAG GATATTGGACATTCGATTTTGGAAGCGTATTCCAGAGTTCTCGGGAATTTAGCATTCAGCATATTATCTAGAATAGGAGATATATTGCAAGAGGATTCACTAAGCAATTCTGATTCACTAAGTTCCTCGCCCGGAACAAATATCTCTGAAACTTGGATGACGGATTCACATATTAGGCAATCCTTACTTCAAAAGATGAACAAAGCAGATGGACAATGTTTTGACAGTACTTCAGTTTTAGAACGCGAATCTTTTGATGCCAAATCCAAGGATGTGATAACGGCCACACCAAGCAGGAGTAGTGTTTGGTGCATTAGTAGAGAGGCTTGTGCAAGTTTGTCTACTCCAAATTCTCCataa